The bacterium genome includes a region encoding these proteins:
- a CDS encoding two-component regulator propeller domain-containing protein, with protein sequence MKRFVFGCLILFVFCSVGYAEEFVWYQNVFVNGDYPEVASDGTLWFRAGDAAVVSFVPSTGEYKTHYVEANSWSIGLAIDTQGWVWVGSWNKVFCIAEDFVAWHEFDDGIGALAAAPDGSVWCSTWGQLWRFEGDAWEPVDGAPADDCAKRVVFEDDGTGWFAYMGPPGSLARYKDGVWRVFDNLPFGEPTDMAVGAPGEVWVTDWNMAHRFQDGVLVHSYGPDDGLPAYTATYVDVAPDGRVWVGSYNRGVSMFDGANWTVFNTLNSGLLSNVTTGVACAPDGTAFICTPAGIASYKNGLWSNYAGDTLMSNDVHSVAVDERSKVFYGCGQAEIGYYDAPNWEVLYRPEAYGVNAVYDIVFDGTGAIWFGQQDMLRKWQGTFINYSRAGNEGIPLSYCKALCCDYERRLWVCALDGLARYDGSLWMSWPTESWSSPQAIALDQLGKVWVSIPAGVAAFLGNSVVKWLPEYQNVTAIACAGGDALWLGFKDTGLALVDFSGELAHYTVDDGLPSNAISCIECDAANNVWVGTNDGLGYFDGHEWTMWDIDSGLPVNEIRDISIAPNGDVWFATPAGLLCHESGVKPPGPTITIGTDSDEYHAGDTMTVALSY encoded by the coding sequence ATGAAGAGGTTTGTGTTTGGCTGTTTGATTCTGTTCGTATTTTGCTCGGTTGGCTATGCTGAGGAGTTCGTGTGGTATCAGAACGTGTTCGTTAACGGCGATTACCCGGAGGTCGCCTCCGATGGGACGCTATGGTTTAGGGCTGGTGATGCAGCAGTCGTCAGCTTTGTGCCATCGACCGGCGAGTATAAGACCCACTACGTGGAGGCGAACTCCTGGTCGATAGGTCTCGCTATCGATACCCAGGGCTGGGTGTGGGTCGGCTCGTGGAACAAGGTCTTCTGCATAGCTGAGGATTTCGTTGCCTGGCACGAGTTCGACGATGGTATTGGGGCTTTGGCCGCAGCGCCCGATGGAAGTGTGTGGTGCTCGACGTGGGGTCAGCTGTGGCGCTTCGAGGGCGACGCCTGGGAGCCTGTGGATGGCGCACCCGCGGACGACTGTGCAAAGCGGGTAGTTTTTGAGGATGATGGGACCGGATGGTTTGCCTACATGGGCCCACCAGGCTCGCTTGCCAGGTACAAAGACGGCGTGTGGAGGGTGTTCGACAACTTGCCCTTCGGGGAGCCGACGGACATGGCCGTGGGTGCGCCGGGCGAGGTGTGGGTCACCGACTGGAATATGGCGCATCGATTTCAGGATGGCGTCCTCGTGCATTCATACGGGCCGGACGATGGCCTGCCTGCCTACACAGCGACTTATGTGGACGTAGCTCCAGACGGGCGAGTCTGGGTCGGCAGCTATAATCGAGGCGTCTCGATGTTCGACGGGGCGAACTGGACTGTTTTCAACACGTTGAACAGCGGGCTGCTATCGAACGTCACCACCGGCGTCGCCTGCGCCCCGGACGGCACGGCGTTCATCTGCACACCGGCGGGCATAGCCAGCTACAAGAACGGTCTTTGGAGCAACTACGCCGGAGACACGCTGATGAGCAACGACGTGCACTCCGTCGCCGTTGATGAGCGAAGCAAGGTCTTCTATGGCTGTGGACAGGCCGAAATCGGATACTACGACGCCCCGAACTGGGAGGTCCTTTACCGTCCTGAGGCATACGGCGTCAACGCCGTCTATGACATCGTTTTCGACGGAACAGGCGCGATTTGGTTTGGCCAACAGGACATGCTGCGAAAGTGGCAGGGCACGTTCATCAACTACTCCAGGGCAGGGAACGAAGGGATACCTCTCAGCTACTGCAAAGCCTTATGCTGCGACTACGAGCGTAGGCTCTGGGTCTGCGCTCTGGACGGCCTTGCGAGATATGATGGCTCCTTGTGGATGTCGTGGCCAACCGAGTCGTGGAGTAGTCCGCAGGCCATCGCGCTCGACCAGCTCGGCAAGGTCTGGGTCAGCATCCCTGCGGGCGTCGCGGCTTTTCTGGGCAACAGCGTTGTCAAATGGCTGCCCGAGTATCAGAACGTAACGGCGATCGCCTGTGCAGGCGGGGACGCGCTTTGGCTAGGGTTCAAGGACACAGGACTAGCCCTGGTCGATTTTTCGGGGGAGCTGGCGCACTACACCGTCGATGATGGGCTTCCCTCGAACGCGATAAGCTGTATCGAGTGCGATGCGGCGAACAACGTCTGGGTTGGGACGAACGATGGCCTGGGCTACTTCGACGGCCACGAGTGGACGATGTGGGACATCGACAGCGGCCTTCCGGTCAACGAGATACGCGACATCTCGATAGCCCCGAACGGCGACGTCTGGTTTGCCACGCCGGCTGGGCTTCTCTGCCACGAGTCTGGCGTCAAGCCGCCGGGACCGACGATAACGATAGGGACTGACAGCGACGAGTATCACGCGGGCGACACGATGACGGTTGCGCTCTCATACGA
- a CDS encoding DUF3160 domain-containing protein has translation MTASRRLFVLVAVVVSLLAAGSAFAGFKTMMATIDKDIETRFGVYSPLAVDVNPSLEPQYVAWDFSNVADFDEVASRLSDRAKALLAKNGFVVVPTHSPNVLTMQGLYKDLNTFGRRVFVTTDSMLTTYHVLFDYSLRVAEMQRFNAAAGALTQGMVGKMDEMCRSAAEPYTQELLMRALAYFCVPAKLLDPDYVVPEEVSGLVSEELALIEAHQGKACSPIMGMYEDYSQYVPRGHYTRNETLSRYFKALMWYGRLMFRLDTSSSLSCVEKGAYDETLQALLIVQGIVNLETSEGSGLELYDQIYTPTVFYVGEADDLTVQEYLTLALEVYGDAFASMPPEQLVDEAKLAVFTEAAKELHDPLINSTFVQDYEDHAVTTKGFRFMGQRFIPDSYVFQQLVHNKVWGRMMPKGLDVMAALGSSRAYSILDFVYQDTRYPDYPERMSRVRTWFATLPDESWVQNLYWDWLYCLMPALVTKGEGFPLFMQNKAWTDKELGTALGSWTELRHDTILYAKQSYSYETGTPDLTIGYVEPNPLVYARLASLCDMTISGLSKYGLLLMDYRTRFESLRDTLLLMKRISERELIGERLDEDEHLAICHIGSRLSEILTFPADDPSSQNDEDGKMALVADVHTDGNSSSVLEEAIGHPAWVYVVAPTDDGLAMCTGGVYSYYEFSWPMSDRLTDGAWQEMLANGTNPPQPEWVSSFVAEGVSEGHAPTTNILSVAPSDLIVADGDELSVSVSAFAHDELVNCTAYIAALDPAGRLLFYPDFSQVPQPLPLSLAAGTLIKDVTVFRFGVVPWVEKGYYILMTAVFDNTSTLIESSVSSAPLMLR, from the coding sequence ATGACTGCTTCGAGGCGTCTGTTTGTGCTTGTTGCGGTCGTGGTTTCGCTGCTCGCGGCTGGATCGGCCTTCGCTGGTTTCAAGACCATGATGGCGACAATCGACAAGGATATCGAGACTCGGTTTGGTGTTTACAGTCCGCTCGCGGTTGATGTGAACCCGTCGCTGGAGCCGCAATACGTCGCTTGGGACTTCAGCAACGTTGCCGATTTCGACGAGGTCGCAAGCCGGTTGAGCGACCGTGCTAAGGCTCTGTTGGCCAAGAACGGGTTCGTGGTTGTGCCGACGCATAGCCCGAACGTGCTCACCATGCAGGGCTTGTATAAGGACCTTAACACGTTTGGGCGGCGCGTCTTCGTAACAACGGATTCGATGCTGACCACGTATCATGTTCTGTTCGACTACAGCCTCCGGGTCGCGGAGATGCAGAGGTTCAACGCTGCGGCCGGTGCGTTGACGCAGGGGATGGTTGGGAAGATGGACGAGATGTGTCGGAGCGCGGCGGAGCCTTATACTCAGGAGCTCCTGATGAGGGCGCTCGCATACTTCTGTGTTCCGGCCAAGCTTCTCGACCCGGACTATGTTGTTCCCGAAGAGGTTTCGGGCCTCGTGTCCGAGGAACTGGCTCTCATCGAGGCGCATCAGGGCAAGGCCTGCTCCCCGATCATGGGCATGTACGAGGACTACAGCCAATACGTTCCCCGCGGGCATTACACGCGGAACGAGACGTTGAGCCGCTATTTCAAGGCGCTGATGTGGTATGGGCGGCTGATGTTTCGGCTTGATACGAGCTCCTCGTTGAGCTGTGTCGAGAAGGGCGCTTACGACGAGACATTGCAGGCGCTCTTGATAGTTCAGGGGATTGTAAACCTCGAGACCTCGGAAGGATCGGGCCTTGAGCTTTACGACCAAATCTACACCCCAACTGTCTTCTACGTGGGCGAGGCGGACGATTTGACTGTCCAGGAATACCTGACGCTTGCCCTTGAGGTCTATGGGGATGCTTTCGCATCGATGCCGCCTGAGCAGCTCGTGGACGAGGCTAAACTGGCCGTATTCACCGAGGCGGCCAAGGAACTGCACGACCCGCTGATCAATTCCACGTTTGTTCAGGACTACGAGGACCATGCGGTGACGACCAAGGGCTTTCGGTTCATGGGCCAGCGGTTCATCCCGGATTCGTATGTTTTTCAGCAGCTGGTGCACAATAAAGTCTGGGGCAGGATGATGCCCAAGGGGTTGGACGTTATGGCCGCTCTTGGCTCATCGAGGGCGTATAGCATTCTTGATTTCGTGTATCAGGACACCCGCTATCCGGACTATCCAGAGCGGATGAGTCGCGTCAGGACATGGTTCGCGACGCTGCCGGACGAGTCGTGGGTCCAGAACCTCTACTGGGATTGGCTCTATTGCCTGATGCCGGCTCTCGTCACGAAGGGGGAGGGTTTCCCGCTGTTCATGCAGAACAAGGCCTGGACGGACAAGGAGCTGGGGACGGCGCTTGGTTCCTGGACGGAGCTGAGGCACGACACGATCCTTTACGCCAAGCAGAGCTACTCTTACGAGACGGGAACGCCCGACCTGACGATTGGTTACGTTGAGCCCAATCCGCTCGTCTATGCTCGGCTGGCCTCGTTGTGCGACATGACAATATCGGGTCTGTCCAAGTACGGGCTGCTTCTTATGGACTATCGGACGCGGTTCGAGAGCCTTCGCGATACTCTGCTGCTTATGAAGAGGATCAGTGAGCGAGAGCTTATAGGCGAGCGACTGGATGAGGACGAACATCTTGCGATATGCCACATCGGTAGCAGGCTGTCAGAGATTCTGACTTTCCCGGCGGATGACCCATCTAGTCAAAACGACGAGGATGGTAAAATGGCACTGGTCGCGGACGTTCACACCGATGGCAACAGCTCAAGCGTGCTAGAGGAGGCGATAGGTCATCCCGCGTGGGTTTACGTAGTAGCGCCGACCGACGATGGGCTTGCGATGTGCACGGGCGGGGTCTATTCCTACTACGAGTTTAGCTGGCCAATGAGCGACCGCCTCACAGATGGCGCTTGGCAGGAAATGCTCGCGAACGGCACGAACCCGCCCCAGCCAGAGTGGGTGTCTTCGTTCGTTGCGGAGGGCGTTTCGGAAGGTCATGCGCCAACCACGAACATCCTCTCGGTCGCGCCCAGCGATCTCATCGTGGCCGATGGCGACGAGCTTTCTGTCTCAGTGTCGGCGTTCGCGCACGACGAGCTTGTCAATTGCACGGCTTACATCGCTGCCCTTGATCCGGCAGGGAGGCTGCTGTTCTATCCCGACTTCTCCCAAGTGCCTCAGCCCTTACCGTTGTCTCTAGCAGCCGGAACCCTGATCAAAGACGTAACGGTCTTCCGTTTCGGGGTCGTGCCCTGGGTGGAGAAGGGCTATTACATTCTGATGACTGCTGTGTTCGACAACACATCCACGCTGATCGAATCTTCCGTGAGTTCTGCCCCCCTTATGCTCAGATAG
- the rsmI gene encoding 16S rRNA (cytidine(1402)-2'-O)-methyltransferase produces the protein MVGPTQPQRSTHSKASEPGTLYVVATPIGNLDDITLRAIETLRSVHLIACEDTRRTRKLLSRLEISAGGAGALLSYFEGNELARTEKIIAQLRSGNDVALVSDAGTPAISDPGFPLLRAAIEHGIRVIPVPGPSAPTALLSAAGMPTDRFLFEGFLPRKKGKRAARISEWKELSATVVLFESPKRIARTLQELLELLGDRDAAIGRELTKLHEEIVRGPLSELAQRFSGGDVKGEIVLAIAGAGKRILLRSKSTSPKR, from the coding sequence ATGGTCGGGCCCACGCAGCCACAAAGAAGCACTCACTCGAAAGCCTCAGAACCGGGAACTCTCTACGTCGTCGCGACTCCGATCGGCAACCTCGACGACATCACGCTCAGGGCAATAGAGACGCTCAGGTCTGTCCATCTTATTGCCTGTGAGGACACTCGTAGGACGCGCAAGCTGCTTTCACGGCTTGAAATATCGGCTGGGGGAGCAGGCGCCCTCCTCAGCTATTTCGAGGGGAACGAGCTTGCGCGAACAGAAAAGATCATCGCGCAGCTCAGAAGCGGGAATGATGTCGCGCTCGTCTCCGATGCCGGCACGCCGGCAATCTCAGACCCGGGCTTCCCTCTGCTTAGGGCTGCTATTGAACATGGGATCAGAGTCATCCCGGTCCCGGGCCCATCGGCCCCAACTGCGCTCCTGTCTGCTGCCGGGATGCCGACCGACCGGTTCCTTTTCGAGGGCTTCTTGCCGAGAAAAAAGGGGAAGCGAGCTGCACGCATCTCCGAATGGAAGGAACTTTCGGCGACCGTCGTTCTGTTCGAGTCCCCAAAGCGCATCGCCAGGACGCTACAAGAGCTGCTCGAGCTGCTCGGCGACAGAGACGCCGCGATAGGGAGAGAACTTACCAAGCTCCATGAGGAGATCGTTCGGGGCCCGCTCTCTGAGTTGGCGCAGCGTTTCTCCGGTGGCGACGTGAAGGGTGAGATCGTGCTGGCAATTGCTGGAGCTGGCAAGCGAATCTTGCTCAGGTCCAAGAGCACCAGCCCAAAGAGGTAA
- a CDS encoding tetratricopeptide repeat protein, producing the protein MVDNQATDATHDRSESEEQDELITSLRKLRERFSEAKASGDELGEAHALGEIGMCLWEAGQHTHAIVSTRASLRKFVALNDPKGKAKQLCRLGVMLYERGQIGNPLACLNSSLSIYETIGDRSGEADVMRNIGRVYDAQGDWSHALYMLAKAMLIHRELGARRQEAIDMRYIGVIMCQQGSQQEGLSVLFNAADMLKSVSADKEFAKTQRLIDEMTGGSAIMH; encoded by the coding sequence ATGGTTGACAACCAGGCCACTGACGCAACGCATGACCGCTCAGAGAGCGAAGAGCAAGATGAACTTATCACCTCGCTGAGGAAACTCCGCGAAAGGTTCTCAGAGGCAAAGGCGTCCGGCGACGAGCTGGGCGAGGCGCACGCCCTCGGCGAGATCGGGATGTGCCTCTGGGAAGCCGGCCAGCATACGCATGCAATTGTCTCGACCAGGGCATCGCTGCGCAAGTTCGTGGCCTTGAACGATCCGAAGGGCAAGGCAAAGCAGCTTTGTAGGCTCGGAGTGATGCTTTATGAGCGCGGCCAGATCGGCAACCCGCTCGCATGTCTAAACTCCTCGCTATCTATCTATGAAACGATTGGCGATCGCAGTGGCGAGGCCGACGTCATGCGCAATATCGGCCGCGTCTATGATGCGCAGGGGGATTGGTCGCATGCGCTTTACATGTTGGCGAAGGCGATGCTGATACACAGAGAGCTCGGCGCAAGGCGACAGGAGGCGATTGACATGAGATACATAGGCGTGATTATGTGTCAGCAAGGCTCCCAACAGGAGGGGTTGTCCGTCCTTTTCAACGCGGCCGACATGCTAAAATCAGTCAGCGCCGACAAGGAGTTTGCCAAGACGCAGCGCCTCATCGACGAGATGACCGGCGGCAGTGCGATTATGCACTAG
- the waaF gene encoding lipopolysaccharide heptosyltransferase II: MRILVRATNWVGDVVMNLPALRAIIEHYPGAEVRVLVRPQLAPIFELVDGVAGVMPYVGVHPRGSIERGHLTFWKAVRAIRQLRFQKTFLFQNAFEAALLAFMARIPERIGYATDGRALLLTTAVPITPDAKRLHHVQYYLNMLKAVGVAIEGEATPSLTLPDEVLQRGKQLTAEVLGSPASGPYLAICPGASFGPAKRWFPDRFAKVIDLVWVEHNMPSVLLGSAAESPLTAQIAAMASGKCIDLGGKTSLVEAAGVLARAQVVLSNDSGLMHLAAAAGAPVVAIFTSTNPAATGPLGEKHAIITSGVRCAPCLKRECRTHSYDCMLAITVEAVCEAIGRTIKRRREL, translated from the coding sequence GTGAGAATACTCGTCAGAGCCACCAACTGGGTGGGCGACGTTGTCATGAATCTGCCGGCCCTGAGGGCGATCATCGAGCACTACCCCGGCGCTGAGGTCAGGGTTCTTGTTAGGCCGCAGCTAGCGCCTATCTTCGAGCTAGTCGATGGGGTCGCAGGGGTCATGCCTTACGTTGGCGTTCACCCGCGTGGGTCCATCGAGCGCGGCCATCTCACATTCTGGAAAGCCGTCCGGGCGATCCGACAGCTGCGCTTTCAGAAGACCTTCCTCTTCCAGAACGCCTTCGAGGCAGCGCTGCTGGCATTCATGGCGCGCATCCCCGAGCGCATAGGGTATGCGACTGACGGGAGGGCCCTGTTGCTCACGACGGCCGTGCCCATCACACCCGACGCCAAACGCCTCCACCACGTTCAATACTACTTGAACATGCTGAAGGCGGTCGGCGTTGCCATCGAGGGCGAGGCCACTCCGTCGCTCACGCTTCCCGACGAGGTTCTCCAGAGAGGGAAACAGCTCACGGCCGAGGTCCTGGGCTCCCCGGCCTCCGGGCCATATCTCGCCATCTGCCCGGGAGCGTCTTTTGGGCCAGCAAAGCGCTGGTTCCCCGACCGCTTTGCGAAAGTCATTGACCTCGTTTGGGTCGAGCACAACATGCCCTCGGTCCTGCTCGGAAGCGCAGCCGAGTCGCCGCTGACTGCGCAGATAGCTGCGATGGCATCGGGAAAGTGCATTGACCTGGGTGGGAAGACGTCTCTGGTCGAGGCCGCTGGCGTGCTCGCACGGGCGCAGGTGGTTCTGTCAAACGATTCGGGGCTGATGCACCTTGCGGCCGCTGCCGGGGCTCCCGTCGTCGCCATCTTCACATCGACCAACCCGGCAGCGACAGGGCCGCTCGGCGAGAAACACGCCATCATCACCTCAGGCGTCCGCTGCGCACCGTGCCTGAAGCGCGAGTGCAGAACCCACAGCTACGACTGCATGCTGGCGATCACAGTTGAGGCCGTCTGCGAGGCGATCGGCAGGACAATAAAGCGACGTCGTGAGTTGTAG
- a CDS encoding 1,4-alpha-glucan branching protein domain-containing protein, whose protein sequence is MKGYLSIVLHSHLPYVLTHGVWPHGADWLNECCAETYIPLLDVCFQLVSEGVSPKLTIGLTPVLCEQLADPAFVGSFTTYVDHKIESAVLNADEFGRTGLRDRARLAEMWRDYYIGVRRAFLKTYDKDLVGAFRRLQDDGHVEIITSAATHAYLPLLYEDGSIDLQIAAGKANYEKFFGREPFGIWLPECAYRPGYRWSSPLVESGDDRARPRKGIEYYVGKNGMQYFIVDSHLLRGGKPIGTYLARFDALQRLWKQIEEQYVPRPQKEDLSPYNVHWVGSTSGETSVAFFTRDPRTGLQVWSGERGYPGSPEYLDFHKKHFPGGLRYWRVTGPQVDLGEKQPYSLEPIEGRLREHAHHFLGLVVENLSGARLDGGRPGVVCAPFDTELFGHWWFEGPRWIYHLAKAAHESSEVSLVTCGEYLHKFPPSTVVDLPEGSWGEGGFHFIWLNKDTEWTWRHIHSAERRMKELLAAYGGDSDPLMRRTLAQAARELLLLESSDWQFLISTWSARDYAQQRFAEHDACFNRLAELIERYASARDMGEDDLNYLLRCETIDPIFPELKLTGRTDEDSPHESG, encoded by the coding sequence ATGAAAGGTTACTTGTCAATAGTCCTACACTCTCATCTTCCTTATGTTTTGACTCACGGGGTCTGGCCGCACGGGGCCGATTGGCTGAACGAGTGCTGTGCCGAGACATATATCCCGCTGCTTGACGTTTGCTTTCAGCTTGTCTCGGAGGGAGTCTCGCCGAAGCTGACTATCGGGCTGACGCCAGTGCTGTGTGAACAGCTGGCGGACCCGGCATTTGTTGGCTCGTTCACGACCTACGTCGATCACAAGATCGAGAGCGCCGTCTTGAACGCTGACGAGTTCGGGCGCACCGGTCTGCGGGACAGGGCACGGCTGGCGGAGATGTGGCGTGATTATTATATTGGAGTTAGACGAGCCTTTCTGAAGACCTATGACAAGGACCTTGTGGGCGCATTTAGGAGGCTTCAAGATGATGGCCACGTGGAGATAATTACCAGCGCCGCGACGCACGCGTATCTCCCGCTGCTTTATGAGGATGGCAGCATAGACCTTCAGATCGCCGCTGGCAAGGCGAATTACGAGAAGTTCTTTGGCCGCGAGCCGTTTGGCATCTGGCTTCCTGAGTGTGCATACCGGCCGGGCTACAGGTGGAGCTCTCCGCTGGTCGAGTCGGGCGATGACCGGGCTCGGCCCAGGAAGGGGATAGAGTATTATGTCGGAAAGAATGGGATGCAGTATTTTATCGTTGATTCGCACCTGCTCCGAGGCGGTAAGCCAATCGGGACCTATCTTGCACGATTTGATGCTCTTCAGCGGCTTTGGAAACAGATCGAAGAGCAGTACGTTCCTCGTCCACAAAAGGAGGACCTGTCGCCGTACAACGTTCACTGGGTCGGGTCAACATCGGGTGAAACCAGTGTGGCCTTTTTTACCCGCGATCCCAGGACTGGGCTCCAGGTGTGGAGCGGCGAACGGGGTTATCCGGGCTCACCGGAGTACTTGGATTTCCACAAGAAGCATTTTCCGGGCGGGCTTAGGTATTGGCGGGTTACGGGCCCCCAGGTGGACCTGGGAGAGAAGCAGCCCTACAGTTTGGAGCCAATAGAGGGAAGGCTCAGGGAACATGCGCATCACTTCTTGGGCCTGGTGGTGGAGAACCTGAGCGGAGCGCGGCTGGACGGAGGCCGCCCGGGAGTCGTCTGTGCACCGTTCGACACGGAGCTGTTTGGACATTGGTGGTTCGAGGGCCCGAGGTGGATATATCATCTCGCCAAGGCGGCCCACGAGTCTAGCGAGGTCTCGCTTGTAACTTGTGGCGAGTACTTGCACAAGTTCCCGCCCTCGACGGTCGTCGATCTGCCCGAGGGCTCGTGGGGGGAAGGTGGGTTCCATTTTATATGGCTGAACAAGGATACCGAATGGACGTGGCGTCATATCCATTCCGCGGAGCGGCGCATGAAGGAGCTGCTGGCCGCTTACGGAGGCGATAGCGACCCCCTTATGAGGCGCACTCTGGCGCAGGCTGCTCGCGAGTTGCTTCTCCTCGAGAGCTCGGACTGGCAGTTTTTGATCAGCACTTGGTCAGCGCGGGACTACGCCCAACAGCGTTTTGCCGAACACGACGCCTGTTTCAATCGGTTGGCCGAGCTGATCGAGCGCTACGCGAGCGCTCGCGACATGGGAGAGGACGACCTCAACTACCTTCTAAGATGCGAAACAATCGACCCGATATTCCCCGAGCTGAAACTCACAGGCCGAACCGATGAGGACAGTCCACACGAATCGGGCTGA